AGCTTTCTCGCTTACTCGAAGCTGTTCCTAATAGTGGCGATGGATTCTTGCTTAAGATTATCGTCAATAAAGATCTAAGCGGAGTAAAAATCAATATTACGGACAAGTATGGTTTAAGATTGGTTAATATCTTCAAATCAGAAAAACACCATATTATTCAGCAAAAATTCTATTTCCTGATGGATAGTTTAGTTGAAAGAGATATTTTTGAGAAAACACCCCAATAAGCGAAATTCTAAGAATTTTGCTTATTTCTATTATTTTATCTATCTTTATTAGTATAATAATATTTTGTTCATCAAATTAGTTGATTTTTTCACAAGCTTTCTATAGAATAGAAGATAGAAAGGTCGTGATTTTGTGAAAACTGAAAAAAGCAATTCTATTCCACGTGCTACTGCTAAGCGGCTCTCCCTCTACTACCGGATTTTCAAACGATTTAACGCGGAAAATATTGAAAAGGCCAATTCAAAACAAATCGCAGAGGCGATTGGAATCGACTCTGCGACTGTTCGGCGTGACTTTTCTTACTTCGGTGAGTTAGGTCGTAGAGGTTTTGGCTACGATGTCAAGAAACTAATGAATTTCTTTGCCAATCTTCTCAATGACAACTCAATTACAAATGTCATGATTGTTGGTGTCGGAAATATGGGCCGTGCTCTTTTACACTACCGCTTTCATGAACGGAATAAAATGAAGATTGTAATGGCCTTTGATACAGATGATTATTCTGACGTCGGAACCACCACAAATGATGGAATTCCTATTTATGGAATTTCTCAAATAAAAGAAAAGGTCCAGGAAGGAAACGTAAAGACTGCCATTCTGACAGTTCCGAGCGTTAAGGCACAAGAAGTCGCATCCGTCTTGGTTGATGCTGGTATCAAGGGAATTCTTTGCTTCTCCCCAGTGCACCTATCTGTCCCCAAAGATGTGGTTGTACAATATGTGGACCTAACCAGCGAACTCCAAACCTTACTCTACTTCATGAGAAAAGATGATGAGTAAGGTAAGAAAGGAAACAGACACTTTATGAAAAAACCGATTATCGGTATAACAGGAAACCAAAGGGATATTCCTAACGATCAATTTATTCATATTAGTTATACTTCAACTGGCTTTATCGAGGGAGTCAATAAAGTTGGAGGAATCCCAATTATCTTACCAATTGGTGATGAAGCCTTAGCTCACACCTATATCACTATGATCGATAAACTGATCCTTACCGGTGGACAAAATGTCCATCCTCATTTCTACGGCGAGGAACAGACTATCGAAAGCGATGATTATCTGCTTCAAAGGGATCTATTTGAACTGGCTCTCATCCGAGAAGCACGGAAGCAAAACAAGCCTATTTTTGGTGTCTGTCGCGGTACTCAGCTTTACAATGTTGCTATGGGTGGCACACTTCACCAAGACATCGAGAATCACTGGCAAGATAGCACTGCTCAATACACTACACAGACTATGGTCACTAAAAATGGCTCCATCCTCCACGAATTATACGGACCTACTTGTCAAATCAACTCATTTCATCACCAAAGTATCAAGGATCTAGCGAAAAATCTAGAAGTTATAGCTTACGATCCTCGTGACAAGGTCATTGAGGCTGTTACCTCGACTGATGGGAGTCCATTTCTTGGTGTGCAGTGGCATCCAGAATTTCTATTTCCCACAAGAACGGGGGATTTAGCCTTGTTTGATTATGTGGTCCACAAACTTTAGATCAAATCCGTTTTTTCACGATAACTATAATAATCATTTTTTGAAACAATTAAATGATCTAAAAGAACCAACCCCATTAGCTCACAAGCTTCTTTCATATGTTTGGTGACCTCGTCGTCATTCTTACTTGGTAAAGTCACTCCAGAAGGATGATTGTGTACAAGTATAATAGATGTCGCCAAGTGTTTGAGCGCATAATGCAAAATCTCGCGCGGCTCAGCAATGCTTCTAGTTACCGTTCCTACAAAGATTGTCTGCTGATGGATAATCTGGTTTTGACTGTTGAGATAAATAGCGACCAAACACTCCTGCTTTTTATCTCCCAATTCGACCTGCATTTTGCGAGCTAGTTTTTGACTTCCAAGAATTTGCTCTCTCTCCAGCACTTCAGCTTTGTTGATACGACAGCCAAGCTCAATAATGGCCTGCAACTCAACAGCCTTCACAGGGCCAATTCCTGAAATTGTCTGTAATTCTTGCAAAGTCAGATATTTTAAATCATTCAAACTAGAAATCGATGATAAAATCCTTTGAGAAACTTGAAAAACAGTTTCTTTTTTGCTGCCTGTTCGCAAAAATATAGATAGCAATTCCTGATTACTAAGTTTATCCGCCCCTTCTCTTATCAGCCGTTCACGCGGCATCATACTTATGTCATCCTGCAATGAAATACGATACATATCAACCTCCTTACTTATTAATTCGCTATTAAGTAAAAAAAAGATTAAATTCTTACACAGCATTTCAAACATTAGATATCATAGGAGTCATTTGCAAATTCCATCAATCAAAAAACGAAGTAACTCTTGTTACTTCGTTTTACAATATTTCTTATTATAGCTGCATTTGATTATAAGATCGACTGAAAGCATCTAAAATATCTTTTGGTGCCTTGTCATAGTCAATCGTACTTTCAAGCGTTCCTTTAACAATGGTTCGACTGGTTGCTGCCGCATCTTCGCATGTTACTAAAGTGATCTCAGCAACACCCTCCGTATCATTGATGACATCAACACGCTCTGGTGCGACACTTTCTATACTAGAAATCGTATAGGTATAGATCTTATCCTTATCCGTGATATAGATTTTCATCCCTATTTTGGCACGATCTAGCGGTGAAAAGAGCATATCACTAGCTCCAGTAATTCCAAAGACATGGTGGCTGGCTAAGGCATAGTTTCCTTGTCCCATTTGTTGATCTTCTTTCATGGTGCCAGCGCCATAGTATAGTCCAACGTTATCCAAACCTTTGAAAATTGGCAAATTCATCGAAACTTCAGGAATCGAAATACCACCGATAACTGGTAGTTTTTGAGCCTGCCACTGAGCATTGATGACCGCTTCTGTTGAAAGAGATTGGACTTCGCTAAACTCAAAACTCGACTCGACTGCCTTATTTTGCTTAATTTCTTCCTTGGAAACCTTGCTAACCTGGTATTGGTTTGTGTGCCAAACCATGATCATATTTCGGATAGAGGAGTTGAAAATCAGAGCTAGGGCAACTAGAAATAAAAGCAAAACTGCACAGTTAATGATGAAATTTCTGAGCTTGAATTTCTTCTTAGATTTCTTCACATTCATCCTCCTCTTATTCTACTTCTTCCTCATCGTCTTTTGCATCAGGCGCAACCGTTGTAAAGGTGACAATCTGTGCATTTTGGTCCAGACGCATGACCTTAACTCCCATGGTTGAGCGGCCGGTCTGAGAAATATTAGCCACACTGGTCCGAATGATGACACCAGTATTAGTGATAATCATCAAATCTTCCTCTCCAGTAACAGTCATCAGACCAGCGAGAGGTCCATTCTTATCAGTGATATTGGCTGTTTTAATCCCTTTACCACCACGGCCCTTGGTTGGATACTCACTAGCAAGAGTTCGCTTACCATAGCCTTTTTCTGTGATGACAAGCACTTCGTCACCCTCAGTAATCACACCTGCTCCAACGACTTGGTCGCCGTCACGCAGATTGACCCCACGAACACCAGTCGCACTACGGCTCATGCTCCGAACAGCTGTCTCATTGAAACGGACTGAATAACCAAACTTAGTACCAATGATAACATCTGCAGCACCGTCCGTCAGAAAGACATTGATAAGCTCGTCTTCATCTTTCAAATTCAAGGCCTTGAGACCGTTTTGACGGATATTAGCAAATTCTGTTACGCTGGTTCGTTTAACTACACCCAAACGGGTTGTAAAGAAGAGGTAGGAATGATCGCTACTGTCCTGCTGGACGTTAATAATGGTCTGAATGGTCTCTCCTTCATCCAGTTTCAAGAGATTGACCACTGGCAAGCCCTTGGCTGTACGGCCGTACTCAGGGATTTCATATCCTTTGAGCCGATAGACTCGGCCTTTATTGGTAAAGAAGAGCAATCTATCGTGGGTACTCGTTGAAACCAGCTCTTTGACGAAATCATCATCTTTAACACCCGTTCCTTGAACACCGCGGCCACCGCGTTTCTGAGCAGTGAATTCAGCCTGATTCAGACGTTTGATATAGCCTTTATTAGACAGGGTAATCAAAACATCCGCTTCCTCAATCAAATCTTCATCTTCAAGAGAAAGAACTTCTCCCACCATCAGCTCAGTTCTGCGGTCATCCGCAAATTTACGCTTGACCTCGTCTAACTCTTCCTTGATAATAGCGACAACTCGCTCTGGCTTGGCTAAGATATCAGCCAAGTCCGCAATCAAAGCAATCAGTTCGTCGTATTCTGACTGAATCTTATCGCGTTCCAAACCAGTCAGACGACGCAGACGCATGTCGAGGATAGCTTGACTCTGGCGCTCAGACAGCTCAAATTTAGCCATCAATTCAGCCTGTGCTTCTGCATCTATCTCGCTATTACGGATGATGCGAATCACTTCATCAATATGATCCAGCGCAATCAGCAAACCAGCTAAGATGTGTGCTCGCGCTTCCGCCTTTTCTTTATCAAAGGCAGTCCGTCGAGTCACCACTTCCTTTTGGTGCTCAATGTAGGCCAACAAAATCTCACGCAGAGACAGAATCTTCGGCACACCATTTTGAATGGCCAGCATATTGAAGCTGAAATTGGTCTGCATCTGAGTCAGCTTGAAAAGATTGTTTAGAATGACATGAGCAGAGGCATCACGACGAACCTCAATGACAAAACGAACTCCTTCACGGTTGGACTCATCACGAACAGCAGTGATACCGTCAATGCGTTTTTCCTGCACCAGACGAACAATATGCTCATGGACCTTAGTCTTATTCACCATGTAAGGGAACTCGGTTACGACAATTCGCTCGCGGCCATTTTTCATCTCTTCGATTTCAGTGCGCGAACGAAGAACAATCGAACCCTTCCCTGTTTCATAAGCCCGGTGAATCCCAGACTTACCCATAACCAGTGCACCTGTAGGAAAATCTGGTCCAGGCAGGACTTCCATGATATCGCGAGTTGTTGCTTCCGGATTGTCCATGACAAGTTTAACTGCATCAATAGACTCACCGAGATTATGTGGAGGGATATTAGTCGCCATCCCAACAGCAATCCCTGTCGCTCCATTTACAAGCAAGTTAGGGAAGCGAGCAGGAAGAACCATAGGCTCTCTCTCGCTGGCATCATAGTTGTCAATATAATCAACAGTATTTTTGTTAATATCACGAAGCATCTCCAGAGCAATCTTACTCATACGTGCTTCTGTATAACGCTGGGCAGCGGCACCGTCTCCGTCCATCGAACCGAAGTTTCCATGGCCGTCTACCAGCATGTAGCGATAGCTCCACCATTGTGCCATCCGCACCATTGCTTCATAAATAGAGGAGTCGCCATGCGGGTGGTATTTACCCATGACATCCCCTGTGATACGAGCTGATTTCTTGTGAGGCTTATCAGGCGTAACGCCTAGCTCATTCATGCCATAAAGAATCCGGCGATGAACCGGCTTAAGACCATCGCGAACATCTGGAAGAGCCCGAGCCACGATAACACTCATTGCATAATCGATGAAACTGGTCTTCATTTCGCTGGTCAAATTGACATCTACTAAGTTTCTATCTTGCATTAAAAAATGCCTCATTTCAATATTAAATCACTATCTCATTATACCACATTTTAGCTATATTTTCAGTATTTAAAACCGAATATAAAAACGTTTACATAGCCTTTTAGGGGTCAAAATACCACGGTGAGCCGTGACAAACTGTATCAAAAGTGGTAGAATGTAATTGTATGGGGAAAACCCCAAAAATAATAAGGAGATGTTTAGAAATGACTGCTACTAAACAACATAAAAAAGTCATCCTTGTCGGTGACGGTGCCGTAGGTTCATCTTACGCTTTCGCGCTTGTTAACCAAGGAATTGCACAAGAGCTTGGAATTATCGAAATTCCACAATTACACGAAAAAGCTGTAGGTGATGCGCTTGACCTTAGCCACGCCCTTGCCTTCACTTCACCTAAAAAGATCTACGCAGCTCAATACTCTGACTGTGCAGACGCTGACCTTGTTGTTATCACTGCGGGTGCGCCTCAAAAACCAGGTGAAACTCGTCTTGACCTCGTTGGTAAGAACCTTGCCATCAACAAATCAATCGTAACACAAGTTGTTGAATCAGGTTTCGATGGTATCTTCCTTGTTGCTGCTAACCCAGTTGACGTTTTGACTTATTCAACTTGGAAATTCTCAGGCTTCCCTAAAGAACGCGTTATCGGTTCAGGTACTTCACTTGACTCAGCTCGTTTCCGTCAAGCACTTGCTGAAAAATTGGATGTTGATGCTCGTTCAGTTCACGCCTACATCATGGGTGAACATGGCGATTCAGAATTCGCTGTTTGGTCACATGCAAACATCGCAGGTGTAAACCTTGAAGAATTCCTTAAAGATACTCAAAATGTTCAAGAGTCTGAATTGATAGAATTGTTCGAAGGCGTTCGTGATGCTGCTTACACAATCATCAACAAGAAAGGCGCTACATACTACGGTATCGCTGTAGCCCTTGCTCGTATCACAAAAGCTATCCTTGACGATGAAAATGCTGTACTTCCACTTTCAGTCTTCCAAGAAGGCCAATACGGTGTGAAAGATGTCTTCATCGGTCAACCAGCAGTTGTTGGTGCTCACGGTATCGTTCGTCCAGTAAATATCCCATTGAACGATGCAGAAACTCAAAAGATGCAAGCATCTGCTAAAGAATTGCAAGCAATTATTGATGAAGCATGGAAGAATCCAGAATTCCAAGAAGCATCTAAAAACTAATCAAAAAAACATCTCCTGATAAAAGGGGATGTTTTTTTGTTTTATGTGGATCTGTCGGCAAAAATATCAATCAAATAACGAACAATCAGCTACCCCTCTAAGTCCTCCAAAGAAGAAAGCCAAATAAAGTTTGTATGCTCTTCTGGATCCAATAGGATATCGCGCTGTTCTATAATCCTAGCCCCATAAACCAAGCGTGTAAAAACAGTATTTTTACTTGTGTCAAACTGACTATCTTCATGAACAATCTTATCAATCCGAATCTTTTGATTGACCTCTTCCATAGCCTCACGTAGAGCTGCTTCTCTGGGTAGTTCGTTCTCTTCTACGCTTCCGCCAGGAATATCCCAATAGCATGGATAAACATTAGGAAGCCCACGCTTTATTTTTGAGCGTTTGATCAGCAGATACTTTCCGTTTTTCTCAATCAAGGTATGAGCGATTAACTTCACTGCCATAGTAGTCTCCTCTCTTAGAAAACAAAAAAGGACTCTAACGAGTCCAAGCTTTAGTCATCCACCCTGAGAGAATCGAACTCCCATCTCAAGAACCGGAATCTTACGTGATATCCATTACACTAAGGGTGGCAACTTACTTATTATAACTAATTTTTCGCAAAAAAACAAGCCTAAATGGCTCCTTTTATGAAATTTATAATCTAGATCAAATCAAAAGAGAGTGGGACAGAAATCGGTCATTCGTTAGAGTTCGATTTCGTCGTCCCACCTCCGCACAGTTGAGTAGGGCTGTAAAAGCTAATGAAATCAGCCTAGTAGAGCCCACTCAACCACTGCGTCTTGCTCGACACTCCAAAGACAATTGAGAGGCTAGGACTTTTGTCCCAGCCTCTTTATATATTTTATTTCTTTTCGATATGATCTGCTAGCTCTTCTTGGGCTTTTTTGTTAGATTCTAACGTTTTTTCTTGCCATTTCTTCTTAGCTTCTTCATATTCCTTGGTCGTTACAATCTCGCTTCTGAGCTTTGTATATTTAAAGTTGAAGCCAGATCCCTTAATTCCAACGAGTGAATAGGCACGACTGAAAGGTTTGGACTTACTTACAGAAGGACTACCGCCTCCTGAAATGGTCGGCATGATAATCC
Above is a window of Streptococcus cristatus ATCC 51100 DNA encoding:
- a CDS encoding redox-sensing transcriptional repressor Rex, with amino-acid sequence MKTEKSNSIPRATAKRLSLYYRIFKRFNAENIEKANSKQIAEAIGIDSATVRRDFSYFGELGRRGFGYDVKKLMNFFANLLNDNSITNVMIVGVGNMGRALLHYRFHERNKMKIVMAFDTDDYSDVGTTTNDGIPIYGISQIKEKVQEGNVKTAILTVPSVKAQEVASVLVDAGIKGILCFSPVHLSVPKDVVVQYVDLTSELQTLLYFMRKDDE
- a CDS encoding L-lactate dehydrogenase, yielding MTATKQHKKVILVGDGAVGSSYAFALVNQGIAQELGIIEIPQLHEKAVGDALDLSHALAFTSPKKIYAAQYSDCADADLVVITAGAPQKPGETRLDLVGKNLAINKSIVTQVVESGFDGIFLVAANPVDVLTYSTWKFSGFPKERVIGSGTSLDSARFRQALAEKLDVDARSVHAYIMGEHGDSEFAVWSHANIAGVNLEEFLKDTQNVQESELIELFEGVRDAAYTIINKKGATYYGIAVALARITKAILDDENAVLPLSVFQEGQYGVKDVFIGQPAVVGAHGIVRPVNIPLNDAETQKMQASAKELQAIIDEAWKNPEFQEASKN
- a CDS encoding NUDIX hydrolase, which codes for MAVKLIAHTLIEKNGKYLLIKRSKIKRGLPNVYPCYWDIPGGSVEENELPREAALREAMEEVNQKIRIDKIVHEDSQFDTSKNTVFTRLVYGARIIEQRDILLDPEEHTNFIWLSSLEDLEG
- a CDS encoding class A sortase, whose amino-acid sequence is MNVKKSKKKFKLRNFIINCAVLLLFLVALALIFNSSIRNMIMVWHTNQYQVSKVSKEEIKQNKAVESSFEFSEVQSLSTEAVINAQWQAQKLPVIGGISIPEVSMNLPIFKGLDNVGLYYGAGTMKEDQQMGQGNYALASHHVFGITGASDMLFSPLDRAKIGMKIYITDKDKIYTYTISSIESVAPERVDVINDTEGVAEITLVTCEDAAATSRTIVKGTLESTIDYDKAPKDILDAFSRSYNQMQL
- a CDS encoding DUF1831 domain-containing protein — its product is MAFQTSVSLANCDFTYSLHPNVKKFTLRDNTFAETKVGNYELSRLLEAVPNSGDGFLLKIIVNKDLSGVKINITDKYGLRLVNIFKSEKHHIIQQKFYFLMDSLVERDIFEKTPQ
- the gyrA gene encoding DNA gyrase subunit A codes for the protein MQDRNLVDVNLTSEMKTSFIDYAMSVIVARALPDVRDGLKPVHRRILYGMNELGVTPDKPHKKSARITGDVMGKYHPHGDSSIYEAMVRMAQWWSYRYMLVDGHGNFGSMDGDGAAAQRYTEARMSKIALEMLRDINKNTVDYIDNYDASEREPMVLPARFPNLLVNGATGIAVGMATNIPPHNLGESIDAVKLVMDNPEATTRDIMEVLPGPDFPTGALVMGKSGIHRAYETGKGSIVLRSRTEIEEMKNGRERIVVTEFPYMVNKTKVHEHIVRLVQEKRIDGITAVRDESNREGVRFVIEVRRDASAHVILNNLFKLTQMQTNFSFNMLAIQNGVPKILSLREILLAYIEHQKEVVTRRTAFDKEKAEARAHILAGLLIALDHIDEVIRIIRNSEIDAEAQAELMAKFELSERQSQAILDMRLRRLTGLERDKIQSEYDELIALIADLADILAKPERVVAIIKEELDEVKRKFADDRRTELMVGEVLSLEDEDLIEEADVLITLSNKGYIKRLNQAEFTAQKRGGRGVQGTGVKDDDFVKELVSTSTHDRLLFFTNKGRVYRLKGYEIPEYGRTAKGLPVVNLLKLDEGETIQTIINVQQDSSDHSYLFFTTRLGVVKRTSVTEFANIRQNGLKALNLKDEDELINVFLTDGAADVIIGTKFGYSVRFNETAVRSMSRSATGVRGVNLRDGDQVVGAGVITEGDEVLVITEKGYGKRTLASEYPTKGRGGKGIKTANITDKNGPLAGLMTVTGEEDLMIITNTGVIIRTSVANISQTGRSTMGVKVMRLDQNAQIVTFTTVAPDAKDDEEEVE
- the radC gene encoding RadC family protein, which translates into the protein MYRISLQDDISMMPRERLIREGADKLSNQELLSIFLRTGSKKETVFQVSQRILSSISSLNDLKYLTLQELQTISGIGPVKAVELQAIIELGCRINKAEVLEREQILGSQKLARKMQVELGDKKQECLVAIYLNSQNQIIHQQTIFVGTVTRSIAEPREILHYALKHLATSIILVHNHPSGVTLPSKNDDEVTKHMKEACELMGLVLLDHLIVSKNDYYSYREKTDLI
- a CDS encoding gamma-glutamyl-gamma-aminobutyrate hydrolase family protein, encoding MKKPIIGITGNQRDIPNDQFIHISYTSTGFIEGVNKVGGIPIILPIGDEALAHTYITMIDKLILTGGQNVHPHFYGEEQTIESDDYLLQRDLFELALIREARKQNKPIFGVCRGTQLYNVAMGGTLHQDIENHWQDSTAQYTTQTMVTKNGSILHELYGPTCQINSFHHQSIKDLAKNLEVIAYDPRDKVIEAVTSTDGSPFLGVQWHPEFLFPTRTGDLALFDYVVHKL